A DNA window from Phragmites australis chromosome 11, lpPhrAust1.1, whole genome shotgun sequence contains the following coding sequences:
- the LOC133885578 gene encoding transcription repressor OFP8-like, with product MNSPVQSSARESYMDKSRHDKAGGDGDGVGVGMGARLRQRLAQILLNSSCTTTSATAFVGLANTNAAAATSRQEPPPAGRAHEPRSKLNGRCQRRHRRRSVRALVHVSIDCSGHSIGAAALLPSPMPANGVTAVKSGTRKGSSNNLRPPSYSWSPSTDTDEERREDADTRSTLFSSLSFSSDSTSDFYNTTGGSTRPKRHKNPPRRAPPRRAPKPHDASQPPTDKHEKENKMDGKDRGAVAAAGSMAVVKRSHNPYADFRSSMVEMVAGQRICGADALSELLVWYLSLNSPRHHPAILAAFEDVWDAVLGSEP from the coding sequence ATGAACTCACCTGTACAGTCAAGTGCTCGCGAGTCCTACATGGACAAGAGCCGCCACGACAAagccggcggcgacggcgacggcgtcgGCGTGGGCATGGGCGCCCGGCTTAGGCAGCGGCTCGCGCAGATCCTCCTCAACTCGTCCTGCACCACCACCTCGGCCACCGCCTTCGTCGGCCTCGCCAACACCAAtgccgcggcggccacctcGCGCCAAGAACCACCTCCCGCAGGGCGCGCCCACGAGCCGCGGTCCAAGCTCAATGGCAGATGCCAACGTCGCCACCGCCGACGCAGCGTGCGGGCGCTTGTTCATGTGTCCATCGACTGCTCCGGCCACTCAATCGGCGCCGCGGCGCTCCTGCCTTCCCCGATGCCGGCGAATGGCGTCACGGCTGTGAAGAGCGGGACGCGCAAGGGCAGTAGCAATAACCTGCGCCCGCCGTCGTACAGTTGGTCGCCCTCCACCGACACCGACGAAGAGAGGCGCGAGGATGCCGACACGAGGTCGaccctcttctcctccctcagCTTCTCCTCCGACTCCACCTCGGACTTCTACAACACCACCGGCGGTAGCACCAGACCAAAGCGCCACAAGAACCCGCCTCGCCGCGCACCGCCGAGGCGCGCGCCCAAGCCGCACGATGCGTCCCAGCCCCCGACGGATAAGCACGAGAAGGAAAATAAGATGGATGGCAAGGACAGAGGCGCCGTGGCCGCCGCGGGCAGCATGGCGGTGGTAAAGCGATCGCACAACCCATACGCCGACTTCCGGAGCTCGATGGTGGAGATGGTCGCCGGGCAGCGCATCTGCGGCGCCGACGCGTTGAGCGAGCTCTTGGTGTGGTACCTGTCACTGAACTCGCCGCGCCACCACCCGGCCATCCTCGCCGCCTTCGAGGACGTCTGGGACGCCGTGTTAGGCAGTGAGCCATGA
- the LOC133885424 gene encoding WRKY transcription factor 22-like, with amino-acid sequence MPHLQSHQSPLHMKLTTPQTPSSLPTKNRHESFMEDSNDWDLQAVVRSCGTAVCSSSGAEPPAAAQPRRVEARRESNVVGRALAPDPEFVGQPVRPAASLRDLDYLDLDHELPRAPFKITSSRERGALDHEVLISFPVASTSGQQLLQTRNQPSRKPGVRTPRPKRSKKSQLKKVVCEVPVADGGVSTDLWAWRKYGQKPIKGSPYPRGYYKCSSLKACMARKLVERSPAKPGVLIVTYIAEHCHAVPTMLNALAGTTRDRAASPDGHQPSHSQSHGASDEASGKREDSADASSMTVDGGGAETADDENALWLVNMALDDFLGPFDDDLEHFFEDDGVLGRRLSL; translated from the exons ATGCCCCATCTACAAAGTCACCAATCTCCTCTCCATATGAAACTCACCACCCCTCAGACACCATCTTCTCTCCCGACAAAGAACCGCCACGAATCGTTCATGGAGGACTCGAACGACTGGGATTTGCAGGCTGTCGTGAGGAGCTGCGGAACGGCTGTGTGCAGCAGCTCGGGAGCAGagcctccggcggcggcgcagccaCGGCGCGTGGAAGCTCGCCGGGAAAGCAACGTCGTCGGCCGCGCGCTGGCCCCGGACCCGGAGTTTGTCGGGCAACCGGTGCGGCCGGCGGCCTCGTTGCGCGACCTGGACTACTTGGACTTGGATCACGAGCTCCCGCGGGCGCCGTTCAAGATTACGTCTTCCCGTGAGAGGGGGGCGCTCGACCACGAGGTGCTCATCTCTTTCCCGGTTGCCTCGACGTCCGGGCAGCAGCTGCTGCAGACGAGGAATCAGCCCAGCCGCAAACCGGGCGTGCGTACTCCTAGGCCTAAAAGAAG CAAGAAGAGCCAGCTCAAGAAAGTGGTGTGCGAGGTGCCGGTGGCCGACGGCGGCGTCTCCACGGACCTGTGGGCGTGGCGCAAGTACGGCCAGAAGCCTATCAAGGGCTCACCGTATCCACG GGGATACTACAAGTGCAGCAGCCTGAAGGCCTGCATGGCGCGGAAGCTGGTGGAGCGCAGCCCGGCGAAACCCGGGGTGCTCATCGTCACGTACATCGCCGAGCACTGCCACGCGGTACCGACGATGCTCAACGCGCTCGCCGGCACGACGCGGGACCGGGCGGCGTCCCCTGACGGACATCAGCCGTCCCATTCCCAGTCCCACGGCGCGTCGGACGAGGCGTCCGGCAAGCGCGAGGACAGCGCCGACGCGTCCTCCATGACcgtggacggcggcggcgcggagacGGCCGACGATGAGAACGCGCTATGGCTAGTGAACATGGCGCTGGATGATTTCTTGGGGCCGTTTGATGACGACTTGGAACATTTTTTCGAGGACGACGGCGTTCTAGGACGCCGGTTGTCGCTATAG
- the LOC133885425 gene encoding late embryogenesis abundant protein Lea14-A-like — MASEQKQSLMDKAKGFVAEKIAHLPKPEASLDGVSFKSMSRECITLHSNVNVSNPYDHRLPICDVTYTLKLAGKVVASGTMPDPGWIAASDTTKLEIPAKVPYDFLVSLMKDVGRDWDIDYVLEVGLTVDLPIVGNFTIPLSTSGELKLPTLKDMF, encoded by the exons ATGGCGAGCGAGCAGAAGCAGAGCCTGATGGACAAGGCCAAGGGTTTCGTGGCGGAGAAGATCGCGCACTTGCCCAAGCCGGAGGCGTCGCTGGACGGCGTGTCCTTCAAGAGCATGAGCCGCGAGTGCATCACCCTGCACAGCAACGTCAACGTCTCCAACCCCTACGACCACCGCCTCCCCATCTGCGACGTCACCTACACCCTCAAGCTCGCCGGCAA GGTTGTGGCGTCCGGCACGATGCCCGACCCGGGCTGGATCGCGGCGAGCGACACCACGAAGCTGGAGATCCCGGCCAAGGTGCCGTACGACTTCCTCGTCTCGCTGATGAAGGACGTGGGCAGGGACTGGGACATCGACTACGTGCTGGAGGTAGGGCTCACCGTCGACCTCCCCATCGTCGGCAACTTCACCATCCCGCTCTCCACCAGCGGCGAGTTGAAGCTCCCAACCCTCAAGGACATGTTCTAA
- the LOC133883897 gene encoding uncharacterized protein LOC133883897, which yields MADAKPNKHKGSTPLVFDAAKAVDAYANEERHAAVPPAEHGRQSRLLQWACCGLAVIGALAAVVMLVLSLTVLKVRDPTLSMDSVTVKWFSVHFDPKAASPLRMNVTLVGSIVIRNPNYESMRFGASATEIFVDGVPEYVGVGRALPGEVPARSASHVRLDLDVFVDRVSPAVVGEVLFGSGEVRLASHTAVDGRISVLGGLYGRRTVRVAMRCRVVLRVSAQVVVAGNPACVADFGR from the coding sequence ATGGCCGACGCCAAGCCCAACAAACACAAAGGCTCTACGCCCCTCGTCTTCGACGCCGCCAAAGCCGTTGATGCCTACGCCAACGAGGAACGCCATGCCGCGGTGCCACCAGCCGAGCACGGCCGTCAAAGCCGCTTGCTGCAGTGGGCGTGCTGCGGCCTGGCCGTGATCGGCGCGCTGGCCGCCGTGGTGATGCTGGTCCTGTCGCTCACCGTGCTCAAGGTGAGGGACCCGACGCTGTCCATGGACTCCGTCACGGTCAAGTGGTTCAGCGTGCACTTCGACCCGAAGGCGGCCAGTCCGCTGCGCATGAACGTGACGCTGGTGGGGAGCATCGTCATCCGGAACCCGAACTACGAGTCCATGCGGTTCGGCGCGAGCGCCACGGAAATCTTCGTCGACGGCGTGCCGGAGTACGTCGGGGTGGGCCGCGCGCTGCCGGGGGAGGTGCCGGCGCGGAGCGCGAGCCACGTGCGCTTGGACCTGGACGTGTTCGTGGACAGGGTCAGCCCGGCCGTGGTGGGCGAGGTGCTGTTCGGCAGCGGCGAGGTGCGCCTCGCCAGCCACACGGCCGTGGACGGCAGGATCAGCGTGCTCGGGGGCCTCTACGGGCGGCGCACGGTGCGAGTGGCGATGCGGTGCCGCGTTGTGCTGCGCGTGTCGGCGCAGGTCGTCGTCGCCGGCAACCCCGCGTGCGTGGCCGATTTCGGGCGCTGA